A genome region from Pan paniscus chromosome 17, NHGRI_mPanPan1-v2.0_pri, whole genome shotgun sequence includes the following:
- the LOC129394612 gene encoding nuclear pore complex-interacting protein family member B8-like isoform X1 translates to MVKLSIVLTPQFLSHDQGQLTKELQQHVKSVTCPCEYLRKVINDLAEYRHRETDFGGSPWIIGSPWIINIIEFLRHYTFTILFCTNYLCVINDLAEYRHRETDFGGSPWIIGSPWIINIIEFLRHYTFTILFCTNYLCVINDLAEYRHRETDFGGSPWIIGSPWIINIIEFLRHYTFTILFCTNYLCVINDLAEYRHRETDFGGSPWIIGSPWIINIIEFLRHYTFTILFCTNYLCVSFLKTIFRSLNGHDGSTDVQQRAWRSNRSRQEGNKIGLKDLVTLWRYAETKVRTKLHKMKVTTKINHHDKINGKRKTAKKQKMFQRAQELRRRAEDYHKCKIPPSARKPLCNWVRMAAAEHRHSSGLPYWPYLTAETLKNWMGRQPPPPTQQHSITDNSLSLKTPPECLLRPLPPSVDDNIKECPLAPLPPSPLPPSVNDNLKECLLIPLPPSPLPPSVDDNLECLLVPLPPSPLPPSVGDNLKTPPLATQEAEAEKPPKPKRWRVDEVEQPPKPKRQREAKATWAIRINPWVEKKKKIKK, encoded by the exons gttatcaatgATCTGGCTGAGTATCGTCATCGTGAgactgactttggtggaagtcCTTGGATAATTGGAAGTCCTTGGATAATTAACATTATTGAGTTTCTGAGACATTACACGTTTACCATTCTCTTCTGCACAAATTACCTTTGT gttatcaatgATCTGGCTGAGTATCGTCATCGTGAgactgactttggtggaagtcCTTGGATAATTGGAAGTCCTTGGATAATTAACATTATTGAGTTTCTGAGACATTACACGTTTACCATTCTCTTCTGCACAAATTACCTTTGT gttatcaatgATCTGGCTGAGTATCGTCATCGTGAgactgactttggtggaagtcCTTGGATAATTGGAAGTCCTTGGATAATTAACATTATTGAGTTTCTGAGACATTACACGTTTACCATTCTCTTCTGCACAAATTACCTTTGT gttatcaatgATCTGGCTGAGTATCGTCATCGTGAgactgactttggtggaagtcCTTGGATAATTGGAAGTCCTTGGATAATTAACATTATTGAGTTTCTGAGACATTACACGTTTACCATTCTCTTCTGCACAAATTACCTTTGT gtGTCTTTCCTGAAGACTATCTTCCGGTCTCTAAATGGACATGATGGATCCACGGATGTACAGCAGAGAGCCTGGAGATCCAACCGCAGTAGACAGGAAG gaaataaaattggCCTGAAAGACCTTGTGACTTTATGGAGATATGCGGAAACAAAAGTTAGAACTAAACTCCATAAGATGAAGGTGACAACAAAAATCAACCATCACgacaaaatcaatggaaagaggaagaccgccaaaaaaca GAAAATGTTTCAACGTGCCCAAGAGTTGCGGCGGCGGGCAGAAGACTACCACAAATGCAAA ATCCCCCCTTCTGCAAGAAAGCCTCTTTGCAACTGG GTCAGAATGGCGGCAGCGGAGCATCGTCATTCTTCAGGATTGCCCTACTGGCCCTACCTCacagctgaaactttaaaaaactggATGGGCCGCCAGCCACCTCCTCCAACTCAACAACATTCTATAACTGataactccctgagcctcaagacACCTCCCGAATGTCTCCTTCGtccccttccaccctcagtggatgataatatcAAGGAGTGTcctcttgctcctcttccaccctctcctcttccaccctcagtgaaTGATAATCTCAAGGAGTGTCTCCTTATACcgcttccaccctctcctcttccaccctcagtggatgataatctcgAGTGTCTCCTTGTACcgcttccaccctctcctcttccaccctcagtgggtGATAATCTCAAGACTCCtcccttagctactcaggaggccgaggcggaaaaaccacccaaacccaagaggtggagggtggATGAGGTGGAACAACCACccaagcccaagaggcagagggaggccaaggcgacctgggcaataagaataaATCCGTGggtcgaaaaaaagaaaaaaatcaaaaaataa
- the LOC129394612 gene encoding nuclear pore complex-interacting protein family member B8-like isoform X2 produces MVKLSIVLTPQFLSHDQGQLTKELQQHVKSVTCPCEYLRKVINDLAEYRHRETDFGGSPWIIGSPWIINIIEFLRHYTFTILFCTNYLCVINDLAEYRHRETDFGGSPWIIGSPWIINIIEFLRHYTFTILFCTNYLCVSFLKTIFRSLNGHDGSTDVQQRAWRSNRSRQEGNKIGLKDLVTLWRYAETKVRTKLHKMKVTTKINHHDKINGKRKTAKKQKMFQRAQELRRRAEDYHKCKIPPSARKPLCNWVRMAAAEHRHSSGLPYWPYLTAETLKNWMGRQPPPPTQQHSITDNSLSLKTPPECLLRPLPPSVDDNIKECPLAPLPPSPLPPSVNDNLKECLLIPLPPSPLPPSVDDNLECLLVPLPPSPLPPSVGDNLKTPPLATQEAEAEKPPKPKRWRVDEVEQPPKPKRQREAKATWAIRINPWVEKKKKIKK; encoded by the exons gttatcaatgATCTGGCTGAGTATCGTCATCGTGAgactgactttggtggaagtcCTTGGATAATTGGAAGTCCTTGGATAATTAACATTATTGAGTTTCTGAGACATTACACGTTTACCATTCTCTTCTGCACAAATTACCTTTGT gttatcaatgATCTGGCTGAGTATCGTCATCGTGAgactgactttggtggaagtcCTTGGATAATTGGAAGTCCTTGGATAATTAACATTATTGAGTTTCTGAGACATTACACGTTTACCATTCTCTTCTGCACAAATTACCTTTGT gtGTCTTTCCTGAAGACTATCTTCCGGTCTCTAAATGGACATGATGGATCCACGGATGTACAGCAGAGAGCCTGGAGATCCAACCGCAGTAGACAGGAAG gaaataaaattggCCTGAAAGACCTTGTGACTTTATGGAGATATGCGGAAACAAAAGTTAGAACTAAACTCCATAAGATGAAGGTGACAACAAAAATCAACCATCACgacaaaatcaatggaaagaggaagaccgccaaaaaaca GAAAATGTTTCAACGTGCCCAAGAGTTGCGGCGGCGGGCAGAAGACTACCACAAATGCAAA ATCCCCCCTTCTGCAAGAAAGCCTCTTTGCAACTGG GTCAGAATGGCGGCAGCGGAGCATCGTCATTCTTCAGGATTGCCCTACTGGCCCTACCTCacagctgaaactttaaaaaactggATGGGCCGCCAGCCACCTCCTCCAACTCAACAACATTCTATAACTGataactccctgagcctcaagacACCTCCCGAATGTCTCCTTCGtccccttccaccctcagtggatgataatatcAAGGAGTGTcctcttgctcctcttccaccctctcctcttccaccctcagtgaaTGATAATCTCAAGGAGTGTCTCCTTATACcgcttccaccctctcctcttccaccctcagtggatgataatctcgAGTGTCTCCTTGTACcgcttccaccctctcctcttccaccctcagtgggtGATAATCTCAAGACTCCtcccttagctactcaggaggccgaggcggaaaaaccacccaaacccaagaggtggagggtggATGAGGTGGAACAACCACccaagcccaagaggcagagggaggccaaggcgacctgggcaataagaataaATCCGTGggtcgaaaaaaagaaaaaaatcaaaaaataa